The Lolium rigidum isolate FL_2022 chromosome 1, APGP_CSIRO_Lrig_0.1, whole genome shotgun sequence region gcttgtcactttgttctttgtggatttatatgtgtacaagattcctatgcataggaagtgggctaTACTTAAATGTttttcatatttgcttcttgatgctctcttttactccaATTTATATttgttatgtgagcatcttctgaaactactgtgcctagctgaaaggcattaaagaaaagcaattatggaagacaacccattattttatttctataatttttctttttgttgagtcttggaagttgttacctctgtaataacctctccttatcatttttatttcgtttttgtgccaagaataacctctaataggaagaaagtaagatttggggaagttgctgtcctgaaaacagattcattGTTGTTatcataaaaattcgtaaaaatagccagagtGGAATTTTGAGCTGTAATTGTTTATGTTTATGACCTagattattatctaactttcgttagttgaccacttttggaGATAAGCAACAGAGTATTTTAGGAAATTTCGATCTTTAcctattgttctgttttgacatatttctgcactatttgcatctgACTCTTATTTCTccttcttttttagttcttttgatcaaagagttttttgaaaggttgctacagtagcttatacttgaagggaaacttgcttctgttttacaaacctcttcacttggaggcccaacactgtctacaagaatagaagcgtgcgtagacatcattgtgGATGATGTCACCGACATTGCCGGTCGACTTTTAAGGCCGAGGGCGCGCGGAACACGATGCCATTGATGgcagcgcagaagcccagccgtcaCCAGCCAGTGTGCGTGAAGAAGATCGAGGCAGCCGCGAACTTGATGGCGAAGGTTGCGGCGCAGGCGCGGAAGCgatgaccgccgaagcgatgcgCTCGATACAACCCTATGGCTCGCTGCCAGGTGGCCCCAGTGgaaaagcgagcggtcacttgggACGTCTGTgcagcgtccgccgcgacgcatcTCAGGCGCAAATATGCACTGCATTTGCGTCTCCATGGACGGCCCGGTCAATATGCGTTGGGCCGCTTGACCTGGTTCCTGACGCAATTTTGACCCGCGCGGATGCAAACGatcgctcaacgtccgtttgcatcgttcgctggagatgcccttagaaaaAACATGAATATACCCCATATTTGAACTTACATGACTAAAGCATAAATGAAATAATCCCTTGTCATTTAAAAGTACACATCCTTTCTGTAAAAAAGTGCATTtcctagtttttttttaaaattttcctaCATTGTATATTATTGACATGAAACGAATAGAGAATAGGTACCCCCTCTGGTCTTGTTTAATCGATGCGACGTTAGTACCTACGTAATTGTTTACTTGTGCTGAGCTCGCGTCAATTTAATTCgtccggagggagtagttttttttagataaagggaatatattaatatcaaaagataccagttacattcagcctctgcaacaacgccccactctagtggcagtacggatgcacacaaccaaaaaagagtaaataaaactaagaaataaaagtccggaGGGAGTAGTTGCGTACGAAGAGTGGATAAATGGGGGCAAACTACATGTAACCTTATTATTTTACAAATCAAAAATCCAATTTTAAGGTTCAAAATATTCAGGAAGCTCCTCCCTGAATCAACCCAGAAATTAGAAGTTAAAACCACATAAATGGAGGCCGAGTTTTTCATTAATATATATATAGCAAAATAGGTTACAAGAGTTCGATGAGTAGCCAAACTATAACCAGCAAAAAACGCACACAAAAGCAGCATAAAAACAGGCCCATGAAAACTAGTCACGCTTGCGGGGTCTACCTATGACATATCAATTGAATAATAAAGCACCGGTCACTACGGTGTTGGGGTGCCATCTGAAGAATAGACATGGACTACCAGTTGATTAGGGAAATCACGTTGGACTGCAGTCGAAGGGTGGTGTCAAGATTGAAGTGCATTAAATTCTTATGTTTTTTTCCAGATTGTGGGTTGGATTGGAGTTTGTTGAGCATCCTCTAAATCGTATCACTTATGCTCTAGGTAGGTCACTCCATTAATTGCTACAGAAAATCATATTTTTAGGGTTCAAAATATTTAGAAAACTCCTCCTTGAATCAACTCAAGATTGTAGTGCATCAAATTCTTATGCTATTTTCAGATTGTGGGTTGGATTGGGAGTTGGTTGAACATGCTCTAAATAGTATCACTTATGCTCTCGGTAGGTCACCCCATTAATTGCTACAGAAAATGGTATTTTTAAGGTtcaaaatattttgaaaaatcctCCTTCAATCAACTCACAAAGTAGAAGTTAAAATCGCATCGATGGAGGCCGATATTTTCATtaatatatagcaggagaggttacaGACTACGGGTAGCCGAATTATAACAAGCAAACAAAATAACAAACACATAGACAAAGAAACATAAAATCATGCCCATAAAAACAAGTTAGGCTCGCGGGTCTTCCAATGAGAATGAGGCTTCCAGTTTTTCCACCTTGATGCCACAATGCTAATTCATCTTTGAAACGggtgaaaaaaaaaatagttaaggAGGCTTTCTGACAAAAAAAATCTGGTTGCTCTCCTTCCAAACGGACCACCAAGCCAATTAAACAATAGAGCACCATGCACTGCGGTGTTGGGGTTCCATCTGAAGAATAGACATGGACTAAAGTCGATTAGGGAAATCACGTTGGACTGCGGTCAGAGGGTGGTGTCAAGATTGTAATGCAGCAAATTCTTATGCTATTTTCAGATTGTAGGTTGGATTGGGAGTTTGTTGAACATGCTATAAATCGTATCAGTTATGCTCTAGGTAGGTTACCCCATTAATTGCTACCGAAAATCATAATTTTATGGTTCAAAATATTTAGAAAACTTCTCCTTGAATCAATTCACAAAGTAGAAGTTAAAATCCCATCAATGGAGGCCAAGATTTTCATTAACATATAGCAAGAGAGGTTATGGATGACGGGTAGCTTTTATATATAACAAGcaaataaaaataacaaacacATAGAGAAAGGAGCATAAAATCAGGACGATGAAAACTAGTGAGGCTCGCGGGTCTCCCTGTGAGAATGAGGCTTCTAGTTCTTCCAGCTTGATGCCACAATGTTAATTTATCAATTAAACGGACAAAAATAACAATAGTTCAGGAGGCTTTCTCACGAAAAAATTTCTGGTTCCTCTCCTTCCAAACTCCAAATGGACCACCATGTCAATTGAACAACAGAGCACTAGGCACTGCGGTGTTGGACTGCGGTCGGAGGGTGGTGTCAAGATTGTGAAGCAAATTCTTATGCTTTTTGCAGATTGTAGGTTGGATTGGGAGTTTGTTGAACATGGTCTAACTCGTATCAATTATGTTCTAGGTAGATCACTCCTTTTAATTGCTAccgaaaatcatatttttaatgTTCAAAATATATAGAGAACTCCTCCTTGAATCAACCCACAAAGTAGAAGTTAAAATCGCATCAATGGGGCCGAGATTTTTATTAATATATAGCAAGATAGCTTACAGACGTTCGTCGGGTAGTCGAATTATAACAAGCAAACAAAAATAACAAACACATAGGAAAAGGAGCATAAAAACATGCCATGAAAACTAGTCAGGCTCGCGGGTCTCCCCATGAGAATGAGGCTTCTACTTCTTCTAGCTTGATGTGACCATGCTAATTCATCTTGAAAACAGGCAAAAACAACAACAATTGAAGAGGCTTTCTGACGAAATTTTTTCTAGTTCCTCTCCTTCCAAATGGACCACAGATATTGAGCAATAGAGCACCGGAGACGGTAATGTTGCCATGTTGGGGTGCCATCTGAAGATTGGACATGGACCACTAGTCAATCAGGGAAACAACATTGGACTGCGGCCGGAGCGTGGTATGGAGGTTGCAGTGTAGCAATTTCTCATGCTTTATGAGATCGTGGGTTGGATTGGGAGTTTGTTGAAGATTTTTCGATATGGGACGTTGTATTAGTTATAAGTTTTAAGCTTTGTATTCGGTCTCATAataaagatgcacacaaccatactAGTAAACCTGTGTGAAACCGTATTTCCGCCTAAATAGGTGAAGGCTCAATCCTTCTCCATGTCCTAATTAATCGTATAGACGTACACCTTCGTAAATAGGCCGTGGTTCTCCCACACCCTGAAGAGACAATCATGAATGGAGCAAAGTGGTATCACTTATGCAACTTGCTTTTGTTTTGGATAAAACTGAGGCGACTTGCTTACATGCAGTCCGATATAAAACGATGATAAAACACGGTAAAAAGTCCTGACAGAATTAGACTATTAGCAAGTATATGTGCATAGAAATTCTGAGCAGGAACCTCATCGCGGCTGGACGGCAGTGATCGAGGCGTAGTTGATCGACTTGAGGGACAAGGATGGGTCGCTGATCTTCCGCGCGGATGATGGCCCTGACATCGGGACGTTCCTCATCGGCCTAGACGGTGTAGGCAGGCTCATATGGTCACTGACGAGCATGTGCAGCACGCTGGACATGGTCGGCCGATCGTCGGGGTCATCTTGCACGCAGAGGAGGCCGACTTGGAAGCAACGCCATGCCTCGTCGTCCGAGCATGATAGCCCCGGCGCCCGGTCCATGAACTCACCTGCCTTATCTTCAACCCACAGAGTCCACGCCTGCGGAAGTGAAGAGTTTACGAGATGAAGCATTTTGACAGAAAAGTTCAGTGGACGTGTAAAAAGTTCGTACGTCTTGGATGAGGGATTGCTGGTGTTCCTCGAGGTAGCCTATGCCGTTCCGCTGCCCACTCAGGATCTCTAGCAGGAGGACCCCGAAGCCGAACACGTCCGACTTCACCGAGAAGACGCCCTCCATCACGAACTCCGGGGCCATGTATCCACTGCATTGAAATATCAATTTCTGCTCAACTGACGAAGCGTATAGCATTGCCGGCAGTTGGCTGTGACCTAAAACACAAATACTTCAGTAGACAGTGTATGCTGCCAGCTGCTTACTAGGTTCCGACGACGCGTCCCGTGTTCACCGCGTTGCACTCCTCCTTGAAAATCCTAGCCAGGCCGAAGTCGGAGATCTTGGGGTTCATCTTGTTGTCGAGGAGCACGTTGCTGGCTTTGAGGTCCCTGTGAACGACCTTGAGCAGCGAGTCTTCATGGAGGTAGAGCAGCCCACGGGCAATGCCGAGGATGATGTTGTGCCGGGTATTCCAGTCCAGCTTGGCACTCATGCTGCTGTCTACCGATTTAATACCACAAGTGATCAATAAACACAACAAGCGTACTCTGGAAATTTTTAATTTAAGATACATTCTACTGCACACGATTCTAGAGTAATTAAAAATTTAGATTTGTTCTAAGTCAAACTTTTCTAGAGTAATGATGAAGTGTAAATTATACTTCAATTCATCCGTTCTAGAGTAATTAGAATTCTAGATTTGTTCTAACTCAAACTTTTCTAAATTTCACCGTACGTTCTAATTAAAAGAAAAATATGGTAATGTATACAACATCAAATATATATTAGATATTTAGGACATAAATATAATATGAGGTGAGTCAAACCAATTTAGTTGTTGACATATCTAAACTTACGCATCCTTAAATTAGTTTGACTTACCCAAATCTAGAACTTCAGTTCTtctagaatggagggagtacattttaTTTGATACAAAcataaagaaaagaaagaaaaaagcgtCATTCATTTTAGTATATAGCACATACGAAATAGTTACTGTACTAATTAGTGAAAGGTTTTAAAATTTAGATCTGACCCTGGTGTCAAATGACTGATAAGGAAAACCCAATTTACTTAATTTGGTTAAAACAAAGCATACCAAATTAGTAAAAAAAACTAATTCAAGCCTTCATCCCTCTCCGACATCTTTCACATCTTTGCCGGACCTCTGGGCAAGAACTTATATGGCTCGTCCCTCTATCCTTTAAGCCAATATTGATTCTTACATCCACACCTCCCGTGCTACTTCACCGGATACAAGCATGGCTATCCATCCATACTCCTTGAACCAATGTGTGATTGTTAACTTTCACACACACAATAAGCCTCATGGGCAACCACTCTAACTTGCTTTGCGGCTTCATCTGAACTAAAATGAAGAAACTTGAACGTCCACCTTGAAGTAGCAATGCCTTCGGCAAGGACGATACAATTAATGAAGGCATCACGTTGAACTTTCACCCTGTAAATcgtgaccccccccccccaacccgcAACAATCCGCCCCCTTAAACAATTTTCCCAATTTCTAATCGTGGTATATATCAATTTATTCCAATTGATGTTAAGCAATTAAGCAAAGAAATAGACACGTAACTCCCGCTAGGGCATGTCCAacactcgtcggaggggctgagaATTCCGGTTACCAGCTGGTAACCGCGGTATTTCACCTGGTAACAAAATCCCTGCGTTGGAGTCACAGGTGTCGCCGAACGTCGGTCACCGTGACGGCGGCTGCGACCCGTCACTACCTGTATGCTATTCATCTGCCGCCTGCGGGGCACCTCATACTACTCGAGGTACAACGTATATTACTAGTAAGTTGTAGGTCCGTCATAAATTCCAAGGTCTTGTCTCGAAATTGAAATTGCACAAGGTAAAAGTTTCATGAAGGTCAAATCTATCTTTTTCCAAATAAAAAGCTCCGTTACACAACTTCTTCATAGTACAAGATAGTATACCTTAAGAATAAACTGCTGTAAAAATGTTTCACCGTTGATAATATTTTCAACTGGTTCCATAAGTATGGCGAACCTATAGCCACAGTATGTAGAATTTAACTTTTATTTTCAAATGCATATCATGTGTTATCGTTATTCGATCTATAGATTGAACTTTTATTGACTACTCACGAGATATATTGGTGACATTTGCTTCACATTTTTTCTTCAACCCCTAGCTCGAAATATATGTGTTGACATGTATTGTGCAGAGTAGAAATAGACCCTGTGGTACCCTCAGCTCACCAGAAATTACTTTGGTGTCTTATAAAGACAAaatatttttcagtgggaggGTGACGTTCCCGTTATTAGCGTATGTCTgtgatgacttcgtcaatctcaatacTCGCGGATCAGCTTCTTGGACTAAGTCTCTCGGAAGTGGTCATATagacactgttcaaaaaatcggccgagataccgatttatcatgaatcgggtggtaaccgatagaTTCCAGCATATCTTCCAGTTTATCGCGCCACCGATATTTCATCCGATTTTCTGCATGAGAGCCGATATTTCGCCCGATTTTTTATCTCATGGCCGATATTTCGACGGATTGTTAGTGAAATTTCAATAAAATTTGGTATGGCAGTCGATATTTTCGTCCTACGGTTTTGTAGAATTATGCATTAGCTTAAATTTCTATTATTATTTATTCAAATGCgaggaatcaaggtaatacttatgtgaaatgctcaaatattatttttttgcatagcatattatagaaaatttattttcgaaaatgaggatttacaaaaaataggccgataaatggctgaccgataaaatcgattaaccGACCGATAggcgattaatcttcattttaaggccgaccgataagttaagattaacgaTTTTTT contains the following coding sequences:
- the LOC124676642 gene encoding G-type lectin S-receptor-like serine/threonine-protein kinase At4g03230, which codes for MIHRRLLGTSTSAPAGDRAAQEHGSSSPNAMKIMVSVMVVVIFCTLFYCIYCWRWRKRNAVRRTEAQSLQRMSSSELPLMDLASIHVATSNFSTANKLGEGGFGPVYRGVLAGGAEIAVKRLSERSRQGAAEFRNEVELIAKLQHRNLVRLLGWCAEGDEKLLVYEYLPNRSLDAFLFDSSMSAKLDWNTRHNIILGIARGLLYLHEDSLLKVVHRDLKASNVLLDNKMNPKISDFGLARIFKEECNAVNTGRVVGTYGYMAPEFVMEGVFSVKSDVFGFGVLLLEILSGQRNGIGYLEEHQQSLIQDAWTLWVEDKAGEFMDRAPGLSCSDDEAWRCFQVGLLCVQDDPDDRPTMSSVLHMLVSDHMSLPTPSRPMRNVPMSGPSSARKISDPSLSLKSINYASITAVQPR